CGGTTCCAGCCAGCCGACGGCGACCGCGCCCACACAGGCGAGCAGCAGGCCCACCGCGATCCAGCCGGTGCGGCCGGTGGCGACGTACAGCATGATCACGAAGAGTCCGAAGAACAGCAACGAGGTGCCGAGGTCCCGCTCCAGGACCAGGACCAGCACGCTCAGCAGCCAGATCGCGACGATCGGGCCGAGGACCCGGCCGGTGGGGAGCTGGAGCCGCTTGAACCGCCAGACGGGGCGCCCCGCGTAGGCGAGCGCGTTGCGGTTGGCCGCGAGGTAGCCGGCGAAGAAGACCGCGAGCAGCACCTTCGCGAACTCGCCCGGCTGGATGGAGAACCCGGCGATCCGGATCCAGATCCGGGCGCCGTTCACGGCGGGGAAGAGGATGGGCAGGACCAGCAGGCCCAGCGCCGTGACGACCGAGACGTAGGTGTAACGCTGCAGGACGCGGTGGTCGCGCAGGAAGAGGACGGCCGCGATGAAGAGCGCGACGCCGAGCGTCGACCAGATGAGCTGGATGGGGGCGGCCCGGTCGCCCGGGGTCTCCAGGTCCAGGCGGTAGATCAGTACCAGGCCCAGGCCGTTGAGCAGGACGGCGATGGGCAGCAGCAGCGGATCGGCGTACGGCGCCCGCAGCCGCACCGCGACATGCGCGAGGAGTGCGAGCACGCCGAGCCCGGCGCCGTAGACCGCGGCGCCGGGCGGGAGCGTGCTGTGCCGGGCGTATCCGACCGCGCAGTAGCCGAACACGGACAGCAGTACGGCCATGACGATCAGGGTGAACTCGATGCCACGGCGCCGGGGCAGGCGGACGGCGGAGGTGGGCGGGTCCGCTGCCACGGTGGTTCCCCGTGTACCGGAAATTCCGGGCATTCCGGGCTGAATCATGTCCGGAACGTAGCAAGCACCGAACCTGATGTCCCGTTAGGTGGTGACAAACGGGCGGATCCGGCGGGCGCGACCCGGCGTCAGCACCAGCGCGGGGACGGGCCGATGTTGGCGATGTGCTGCGCCGGGCCCCAGGACCAGGTGCCGTCGGTGATCAGGTACCAGATCGGGTTGCCGCCGACGCGCTCCCCCCTGGTCTTGCAGTAGATGCGGACCCGCTCGTCGTGCGGCGCGATACGGATGATCCGGCTGCGACGGTCGGGCCGGTTGTGCAGCGCGAGGCCGTCGCGGGAGATGATCCGGCCCTCGAAGCGGTGGTGGTCGTCGGGCCGTCCGTCGTGGAACGGGTCTTCGGAGCGGACGTCGCCCAGACCGTCTTCGTCGAAGTAGGGGTCGTCGCCGTAGTCCCAGTCGCCGTTGTCCCAGTCGGGGCTGTCCCAGTCGCGGGCGAAGGACCCGGTGTCGTCGATGAGGCCGGGCCCGACGCCCGTGGTCGCGGTGGGCTTGCCGGCGGCGAAGGCGGGTCCGGCGCCCGCGGCCGCGATGAGCGTGCCGGCGGCGAGCACCATCCCGGTGCGGGCAAGGGTGTGGCGCAGGGACATGGGGGCTCCTCCGGAAAGGTGGTAAATCTGACTAATCGCCACATTAGGAGTGAGCTCGGGCACGCGCAGGCCGCACTGAGCCATCGGGGACGCGAGGACGCTCAGCGTGCCCCGGTCGGCCCTTCCTCACCGGTCGGTCCGGGCGCGCCCCGTTCGTTCTGAGGAAGCGTCAGTGTCGCGATCGCACCGCCCTCGGGAGCGTTGGCGAAGACCAACCGCGCGCCCAGCACCTCCGCCTGGCCGAGCGCGATCGTCAACCCCAGCCCGTGGCCCTTCGAGCCGCCCTCCGTACGGAACCGCTGCGGCCCGTGCTCCAGCAGGTACTCCGGATAGCCGCCGCCGTGGTCCCGCACCGTCACCACCGGGCCGTCGACGGTCAGTACCACCGGGCCCGCGCCGTGCTTGTGCGCGTTGGCCACCAGATTGCCGAGCACCCGCTCCAGACGGCGCCGGTCGGTCTCCACCCGGACGTCCTCCACGACCCGCACCTCGGTCTCGGTGCCCGACGCCCGCACCACCCGCTCGGCCAGCGGGACCAGCGGCTCCGAGTCCAGCTCCAGCAACTCCCGCCCGGCGTCCAGCCGGGAGATCTCCAGCAGGTCCTCGGTGAGCGTCCGCAGCGTGGCCACCCGGTCGCGGACCAGCTCCGTCGGCCGGCCCGGCGGCAG
This portion of the Streptomyces mirabilis genome encodes:
- a CDS encoding FtsW/RodA/SpoVE family cell cycle protein codes for the protein MIQPGMPGISGTRGTTVAADPPTSAVRLPRRRGIEFTLIVMAVLLSVFGYCAVGYARHSTLPPGAAVYGAGLGVLALLAHVAVRLRAPYADPLLLPIAVLLNGLGLVLIYRLDLETPGDRAAPIQLIWSTLGVALFIAAVLFLRDHRVLQRYTYVSVVTALGLLVLPILFPAVNGARIWIRIAGFSIQPGEFAKVLLAVFFAGYLAANRNALAYAGRPVWRFKRLQLPTGRVLGPIVAIWLLSVLVLVLERDLGTSLLFFGLFVIMLYVATGRTGWIAVGLLLACVGAVAVGWLEPHVHSRVQDWLHPFATIEAGQGPNQLAQSLFAFAAGGMLGTGLGLGHSILIGFAAKSDFILATAGEELGLFGLCAIFLLYGLLVERGYRAGLALRDPFGRLLAIGLASIVALQVFVIAGGVTGLIPLTGMAMPFLAQGGSSVVTNWIIVALLIRVSDSARSQYDGTAAP
- a CDS encoding SH3 domain-containing protein, whose protein sequence is MSLRHTLARTGMVLAAGTLIAAAGAGPAFAAGKPTATTGVGPGLIDDTGSFARDWDSPDWDNGDWDYGDDPYFDEDGLGDVRSEDPFHDGRPDDHHRFEGRIISRDGLALHNRPDRRSRIIRIAPHDERVRIYCKTRGERVGGNPIWYLITDGTWSWGPAQHIANIGPSPRWC